The following are encoded together in the Acinetobacter radioresistens DSM 6976 = NBRC 102413 = CIP 103788 genome:
- a CDS encoding helix-turn-helix transcriptional regulator, with amino-acid sequence MMRAESENNLLEAIFNEMQEIKKAFHADEDRLLKTSEVAKMTGITRASIIKMVEDGSFPEPDWVSESGYKRWWKSTIYTFFNKKQALAS; translated from the coding sequence ATGATGCGAGCAGAATCTGAAAACAACTTGCTCGAAGCCATTTTTAATGAAATGCAAGAGATTAAAAAGGCTTTTCATGCTGATGAAGATCGTCTTTTAAAAACAAGTGAAGTGGCAAAAATGACCGGAATAACCAGAGCTTCTATCATTAAAATGGTTGAAGACGGGAGCTTTCCCGAGCCGGATTGGGTGAGTGAAAGTGGCTATAAGCGCTGGTGGAAGTCCACTATTTATACATTCTTTAATAAGAAACAAGCCCTCGCATCATGA
- a CDS encoding SMEK domain-containing protein: protein MNNEIIMGQIKRALGSLSFEVSMSTSLNQLSINVHAEQFFVELLNELFNYNLVNTNFEEQNAASIDLLDEDNRIAIQVTSDSSLNKVRQTLNKFCERNFNKKVDRLIILNLIKKTKHKEVTLGETDFKVNLKEDIWDYTDLLAEINNLEIDKLIQIHELINKHLNPRV, encoded by the coding sequence ATGAATAATGAAATTATTATGGGGCAAATAAAGAGAGCACTTGGAAGTCTAAGCTTTGAAGTATCTATGAGCACATCATTAAATCAATTATCAATAAATGTTCATGCAGAACAATTTTTCGTTGAATTGCTTAATGAGCTATTTAATTATAATTTAGTTAATACTAATTTTGAAGAACAGAATGCTGCATCTATAGATTTACTCGATGAAGATAATAGAATTGCTATACAAGTAACTTCTGATAGCTCTTTAAATAAAGTAAGACAAACTCTAAATAAGTTTTGTGAAAGAAATTTTAATAAAAAAGTTGATAGATTAATTATTTTAAATCTAATTAAGAAAACAAAGCATAAAGAAGTAACCTTAGGTGAAACTGATTTTAAAGTTAACTTAAAAGAGGATATATGGGATTATACCGATTTACTTGCTGAGATTAATAATTTAGAGATAGATAAATTGATTCAGATTCATGAATTGATAAATAAACATTTAAATCCGAGGGTGTAA
- a CDS encoding tyrosine-type recombinase/integrase: MPKQVISLTDSKIKAFLRDIKSNNPNGLQKDIRLSDGAGLNLLIRKNGTVMWRFDYTRPISKKRNTMTVGNYPAMSLAKAREYRDQFRALLTEGKDPQVEKQGVEEKERLKQQATFKSVAELYKSKQRLAEATVKRNDGIFEKLYRDIGNMPISDITPRDLAKVIEKDENKGHIESAMRIRSKASQVFRFAVKMGLCERDVAQDLAGTITQREKNHYSALTDPFDFARLLFDIDHYESQLVHVKLALQLAPLVFVRIGELRNAKWSDINFETATWSYTPSKTSAKTGLDHIVPLSKQAIAILKEAHNFTNNSDFVFPSRSDKHRPISDMSINMALRRMGYGKEDMTGHGFRAIARTLLDEVLEFPLDIIEQQLAHQVRDMHGRAYNRTKHLDKRRVMMQRWSDYCDELKAQFIASRDKKFTEIKPS, translated from the coding sequence ATGCCAAAACAAGTAATTTCGCTGACAGACAGCAAAATCAAAGCATTTCTCCGTGATATAAAAAGTAATAATCCCAACGGGTTACAGAAGGATATTCGGCTAAGTGACGGTGCAGGTCTGAATCTTCTAATTCGAAAAAATGGTACTGTCATGTGGCGTTTTGATTACACCCGCCCAATTTCTAAAAAAAGAAATACGATGACTGTCGGAAATTACCCAGCGATGTCACTGGCCAAAGCACGTGAATATCGGGATCAGTTCAGGGCGTTACTGACTGAAGGAAAAGATCCTCAGGTAGAAAAGCAGGGTGTTGAGGAAAAAGAAAGATTAAAACAACAGGCAACTTTTAAATCTGTTGCTGAGCTATATAAAAGTAAACAACGTCTGGCCGAAGCTACTGTAAAGAGAAATGACGGTATATTTGAAAAACTTTATCGGGATATTGGCAATATGCCGATTTCAGATATTACTCCACGGGATCTGGCCAAAGTAATTGAGAAAGATGAGAACAAGGGGCATATTGAATCTGCAATGCGGATCAGATCTAAAGCCTCTCAGGTTTTTCGCTTTGCAGTGAAAATGGGTCTGTGTGAGCGTGATGTTGCTCAAGATCTGGCAGGTACCATTACCCAGAGAGAAAAAAATCACTATTCAGCATTAACAGATCCCTTTGATTTTGCGCGTTTGCTTTTTGATATAGATCATTATGAATCACAACTGGTCCACGTAAAGCTTGCATTGCAACTGGCACCATTAGTATTTGTCCGCATTGGCGAACTACGCAATGCCAAGTGGTCTGATATTAATTTTGAGACGGCTACCTGGTCTTATACGCCGTCAAAAACATCTGCGAAAACTGGACTGGACCATATTGTTCCTTTATCTAAACAGGCTATAGCAATTCTAAAAGAAGCTCATAATTTTACGAATAATTCAGACTTTGTTTTTCCTTCACGCTCTGACAAGCATCGGCCAATTTCTGATATGTCTATTAATATGGCATTGCGCCGTATGGGATATGGTAAAGAGGATATGACTGGCCACGGCTTTAGAGCAATTGCCCGGACATTATTAGATGAGGTTCTGGAGTTTCCACTGGATATTATTGAACAGCAGCTTGCACACCAGGTGCGTGATATGCACGGCAGGGCATATAACCGGACTAAGCACTTAGATAAAAGACGTGTGATGATGCAAAGATGGTCAGATTATTGCGATGAACTTAAAGCTCAATTTATTGCATCAAGAGACAAAAAGTTTACGGAAATAAAGCCCTCATGA
- a CDS encoding AAA family ATPase, whose amino-acid sequence MLPPTALRDSLSVYTVLFTVSHKGLNIILGERCVDSGSTNSIGKTTLLRAIDFCLGGDEKPFYQDKENKEAIDQNVFNFFYYVEPIFKLELKNNLNSKTAYKVIFEKRISGFTTKHPNKLKVINFINGNEVTNDEYNYQLKEILFNYNTNKPTFRQLISKFIRKDDQQINYILRFLHQATSDLDYEVIHFFLFGYPNPIEIEKKFQLEKEVRQQKNDIKVFDRIKPAGLDQVILLTQKDLDELIRKRDNFKINEKYSTEEDRLNTYQNLINDIDEKISVINFEINALNERKNILLNKEFNDNTNAISLIYNEANLYNLNLEKKFEETVNFHNKMLQNEIEYINTRVSELYQEENDLNNKRSKFSLDYSITLDKLAKYGSLAEYTKLNNQINEMQSKLSNALALHEKSIDLNKKFDSLNIQLKKLNSLIENNINIIQNNIGIFNKYFSEYCKILFNQTYYLSADPNDKGIHKFKINSLDQNFGSGKKLSLVVAFDLAYSAFIKDEAIKLPYPSFSTQDKIEIIDIQELYNLASIAKGSNGQLIFPIIDDKFAGLKDFKENVIVRVSKKDRFFRIEQYLPQSIYIKSA is encoded by the coding sequence GTGTTGCCCCCAACAGCGTTGAGGGATAGTTTAAGCGTTTACACAGTTTTATTTACAGTCTCTCACAAGGGGTTAAATATTATTCTTGGTGAAAGATGTGTAGATAGTGGCTCAACAAATAGCATTGGTAAAACCACTTTGTTAAGAGCTATTGATTTTTGTCTAGGTGGGGATGAAAAACCCTTTTATCAAGATAAGGAAAACAAAGAAGCAATAGACCAAAATGTATTTAATTTTTTTTATTATGTTGAGCCTATCTTTAAACTAGAATTAAAAAATAACTTGAATTCAAAGACGGCTTATAAAGTTATTTTTGAGAAAAGAATTAGTGGTTTCACCACTAAACACCCCAATAAACTAAAAGTTATAAACTTCATTAACGGCAATGAAGTCACAAATGATGAATACAATTATCAATTGAAAGAAATTCTATTCAACTATAATACTAACAAACCAACTTTTCGCCAGCTCATCAGCAAATTTATAAGGAAAGATGATCAACAAATTAACTATATACTTCGTTTCTTGCATCAAGCTACTTCAGATCTAGATTATGAAGTTATTCATTTTTTTCTATTTGGTTACCCAAACCCTATTGAGATTGAGAAAAAATTTCAATTAGAAAAAGAAGTTAGGCAACAAAAAAATGATATTAAAGTATTTGATAGAATTAAACCAGCTGGTTTAGATCAAGTTATTTTATTAACGCAAAAAGATCTCGATGAACTTATCAGAAAGCGGGATAATTTCAAAATCAATGAAAAATATAGTACCGAAGAAGATAGGCTGAATACCTATCAAAACCTTATCAATGATATTGATGAAAAAATTAGCGTAATTAATTTTGAAATTAATGCACTTAATGAGCGAAAAAATATTTTACTGAATAAAGAGTTTAATGACAATACAAATGCAATTTCATTAATTTATAATGAGGCCAACCTTTATAATTTAAATTTAGAAAAAAAGTTTGAAGAAACTGTTAATTTTCATAATAAAATGCTTCAAAATGAAATTGAGTATATTAACACTAGGGTCTCTGAACTTTACCAAGAAGAAAATGATCTTAATAACAAAAGATCTAAATTTTCTTTAGATTATTCTATAACTTTAGATAAATTAGCAAAATATGGGTCATTGGCTGAATACACAAAGCTGAACAATCAAATTAATGAGATGCAATCTAAATTAAGTAATGCACTTGCTTTGCATGAAAAATCAATTGATCTTAATAAGAAATTTGACTCTTTAAATATACAGTTAAAGAAACTTAATAGCTTAATTGAAAATAATATTAATATTATTCAAAATAATATAGGGATTTTTAATAAATACTTTTCTGAATATTGTAAAATCTTATTCAATCAAACATATTATCTTTCTGCAGATCCTAATGATAAAGGTATTCATAAATTCAAAATTAACTCCTTGGATCAAAATTTTGGTAGTGGGAAAAAACTATCTTTAGTTGTTGCTTTTGATCTAGCTTACTCTGCTTTTATCAAAGATGAAGCAATAAAGTTACCTTACCCAAGCTTTTCAACACAGGATAAAATTGAAATTATCGATATTCAAGAATTGTATAATTTAGCATCAATTGCTAAAGGATCCAATGGACAACTTATTTTCCCAATTATTGATGACAAATTTGCAGGTCTTAAAGATTTCAAAGAAAATGTAATTGTGAGGGTTTCGAAAAAAGATAGATTCTTTCGAATAGAGCAATACTTACCTCAAAGTATATATATCAAAAGTGCCTAA
- a CDS encoding Cro/CI family transcriptional regulator, producing MTVDDVKDHYGAESDADLARILKKTRGAISKWRSYGIPASTQAILQIQTKGKLKADLRLLTT from the coding sequence ATGACCGTAGATGACGTAAAGGATCATTACGGAGCTGAGAGTGATGCTGACTTAGCACGAATTCTAAAAAAAACTCGTGGGGCAATCAGTAAATGGCGCTCTTACGGAATTCCAGCATCAACCCAAGCAATTCTCCAGATCCAGACCAAAGGCAAGTTAAAAGCCGATTTGCGCTTATTAACCACTTAA
- a CDS encoding IS256 family transposase: MKDEAMLALAKEFAKNLKTEADLNNFSKALKKLTVETALNAELTEHLGYEKNSPRIGKNTRNGYTTKRLFTDDGEFELDTPRDRDGTFEPQLIKKSQTRITQMDSQILSLYAKGMTTRDIVATFKEMYDADVSPTLISKVTDAVKEQVIEWQNRPLDALYPIVYMDCIVVKVRQDSTIINKAVYLALGVNTDGQKDLLGMWMSENEGSKFWLSVLTELKNRGLKDILIACVDGLKGFPDAINTIYPDTHIQLCIIHMVRNNLKYVSWKDYKAVTADLKKIYQAVTEDAALQALDEFGQKWDEKYPQISKSWLANWSNLNTFFAYSMDIRKAIYTTNAIESLNSVIRHATKKRKIFPTDDSVKKVVYLAIMAASKKWTMPIQNWKAAMNRFSIMFEERVTKYF; this comes from the coding sequence ATGAAAGATGAAGCAATGCTGGCATTGGCAAAAGAATTTGCTAAGAACTTAAAAACAGAAGCTGACCTGAATAATTTCAGTAAAGCTTTAAAGAAACTCACCGTTGAAACTGCACTCAATGCTGAACTGACTGAACATTTAGGCTATGAGAAGAATAGCCCTCGTATAGGCAAAAATACACGTAATGGCTATACAACTAAACGGCTATTTACTGATGATGGTGAATTTGAACTAGACACGCCTAGAGATCGTGATGGCACTTTTGAGCCCCAGTTGATCAAGAAGAGTCAAACCCGTATCACACAAATGGATAGCCAAATCCTATCCCTATACGCCAAAGGCATGACGACACGAGATATTGTTGCCACATTCAAGGAAATGTACGATGCGGACGTCTCCCCAACGCTTATTTCCAAAGTGACGGATGCAGTTAAAGAACAAGTAATAGAATGGCAAAATAGACCATTGGATGCCCTTTATCCTATTGTCTATATGGATTGTATCGTCGTGAAAGTGCGTCAAGATAGTACGATTATTAACAAAGCGGTATATCTGGCATTAGGTGTCAATACAGACGGACAGAAAGACCTATTAGGTATGTGGATGTCAGAAAACGAGGGTTCTAAATTTTGGCTCTCAGTGCTTACAGAACTGAAAAATCGTGGTTTAAAGGATATTCTGATTGCCTGCGTAGATGGATTGAAAGGGTTTCCTGATGCGATTAATACAATTTACCCTGATACGCATATTCAGTTGTGTATCATTCACATGGTACGCAACAATCTTAAATATGTGAGTTGGAAAGACTACAAAGCTGTCACAGCCGATTTAAAAAAGATATATCAAGCTGTTACAGAAGACGCAGCCTTACAGGCTTTAGATGAATTTGGACAAAAATGGGATGAGAAGTATCCTCAAATCAGCAAGTCATGGCTTGCCAACTGGTCGAATCTAAACACGTTTTTCGCTTACTCTATGGATATTCGCAAAGCGATTTACACGACCAATGCGATTGAATCATTGAACAGCGTTATCCGCCATGCAACCAAGAAAAGAAAAATCTTCCCAACTGATGATTCCGTGAAAAAGGTGGTATATTTAGCAATTATGGCAGCAAGCAAAAAATGGACGATGCCTATTCAGAATTGGAAAGCTGCCATGAATCGCTTTAGTATCATGTTTGAAGAGCGTGTAACCAAGTATTTTTAA
- a CDS encoding recombinase RecT, which produces MTSQVMTAEQIRTSRQTAVTAPRPVEVSLTSLEGFELAQRIAKMLAASTMVPEVYRDTLKIKDGKDQNGNWLYRSEPNPNGLANCVIALNMANRMGADPLMIMQNLYIVEGRPAWSSQFVIGAINTSGKYSPLRFEMQDRGEVEVTYTTKEWKWNERARKSLPEEKVHTVKLRNITCKAWAIETATGERLESAEISMEMAVKEGWYQKNGSKWQTMPEQMLRYRAASFFGRIYAPEVLMGIRTQEEEQDAIIDVTPEPVQQTSPVTTSDLKANVVKEAPVEQQAEQQLVQEEKKPRTRKQPKVVEAEVVEAENVQNSTENEVVEAELTVEDLKRLQQEAENLIQQNKTSETAQVDVNKSAEIKKSYMKTLTSTVQASSINGLKSQIEKETKLTEVDRNYLLAYVKQRLDELNVYQQGQAPVDKIKSTSTRAGLERMIADTQDVHQLETETAQSIKNHKAKMTVEDYNDLLSLYAQRKEVLSQQDIFADAVSLVDSYIAHIDAAQNVDRLNDIMSDPAINSLPDDDTARINEAYDRRYAEISE; this is translated from the coding sequence ATGACTTCTCAAGTAATGACTGCTGAACAGATCCGTACCTCACGTCAGACTGCTGTAACAGCACCTAGACCCGTTGAAGTCAGTTTGACTTCACTGGAAGGTTTTGAACTGGCACAACGTATTGCCAAAATGCTTGCCGCCTCAACCATGGTACCGGAAGTTTACCGCGATACACTAAAGATCAAAGATGGTAAAGACCAGAATGGAAACTGGCTGTACCGTAGTGAACCTAATCCGAATGGTCTGGCCAACTGTGTCATTGCCCTGAATATGGCAAACCGCATGGGTGCCGATCCGCTGATGATTATGCAGAACCTTTATATTGTCGAAGGTCGTCCAGCCTGGTCATCACAATTCGTGATCGGGGCAATTAATACCTCTGGCAAGTACTCACCGCTGCGCTTTGAAATGCAAGACCGTGGTGAAGTGGAAGTGACCTACACCACCAAGGAATGGAAGTGGAATGAACGCGCCCGCAAGAGTCTGCCAGAAGAAAAAGTCCATACTGTCAAGCTACGCAATATCACCTGTAAAGCATGGGCCATTGAAACAGCTACAGGTGAGCGCCTTGAATCTGCTGAAATCTCAATGGAAATGGCAGTAAAAGAAGGCTGGTATCAAAAGAACGGATCTAAATGGCAAACCATGCCTGAACAGATGCTGCGTTATCGTGCTGCCTCATTCTTTGGCCGGATCTACGCACCAGAAGTGTTAATGGGTATCCGGACTCAGGAAGAAGAACAGGACGCCATTATTGATGTGACGCCAGAACCAGTACAGCAGACCTCACCGGTGACTACCTCTGACCTTAAGGCCAATGTCGTTAAAGAAGCACCTGTAGAACAGCAAGCCGAGCAACAGCTAGTTCAAGAAGAAAAGAAACCACGTACACGTAAACAGCCAAAAGTTGTTGAAGCTGAAGTTGTTGAAGCTGAAAATGTCCAGAATTCTACAGAGAATGAAGTTGTAGAGGCAGAGTTGACTGTGGAAGATCTTAAACGGCTACAGCAAGAAGCTGAGAACTTGATCCAGCAAAATAAAACATCAGAAACTGCTCAGGTCGATGTAAACAAGTCTGCTGAAATTAAAAAGAGCTATATGAAGACGCTCACCAGTACCGTTCAGGCCAGCTCTATTAATGGTTTAAAAAGTCAGATCGAGAAGGAAACTAAATTAACTGAGGTCGATAGAAATTACTTATTGGCTTACGTCAAACAGCGTCTTGATGAGCTCAATGTTTATCAGCAAGGACAGGCACCCGTAGACAAGATCAAGAGCACTTCTACCCGGGCAGGACTGGAACGAATGATTGCAGATACTCAGGATGTGCATCAGCTAGAGACTGAAACAGCTCAGAGTATTAAAAACCATAAGGCCAAAATGACGGTGGAAGATTATAACGACCTGTTGAGTCTCTACGCACAGCGCAAAGAAGTGCTGTCACAGCAGGATATTTTCGCTGATGCGGTAAGTCTGGTGGATTCCTATATAGCCCATATTGATGCTGCCCAAAATGTAGACCGTCTGAATGACATCATGAGTGATCCGGCAATCAATAGCCTTCCAGACGATGATACGGCGCGGATCAATGAAGCTTATGACCGTCGCTATGCAGAGATCAGTGAATAA
- a CDS encoding RecB family exonuclease gives MNAAINPDKIIPIRASSLSDLFDCPARWEAKNLLNKRTPAGARTRLGTAVHEAVTQWDYLNLIGEDVTLEECREILHHQIWQPGEEVDWSDLDQNAAEAIGHSLVQKYITHIAPTQKFIGVEVRCESLILADLGIELTGTIDRIYENNEGELGIGDLKSGKNAVASDGTVKTVGHTPQMGIYTVLASHALQEPVLAPARIYGLTTGKTDKGQHVGIGEIDSPAEVLLGTEEEPGLLHHAAKLIKHGVFYGNSKSMMCHDKYCPVYHTCKFRK, from the coding sequence ATGAATGCAGCCATAAATCCAGACAAAATTATTCCAATCCGGGCCAGCTCCCTGTCAGACCTGTTTGACTGTCCGGCACGCTGGGAAGCCAAGAATCTTTTAAACAAACGCACTCCAGCCGGTGCACGCACACGCTTAGGTACAGCAGTTCATGAAGCAGTAACCCAGTGGGACTATCTGAACCTGATCGGAGAAGACGTCACCTTGGAAGAATGCCGCGAGATCCTGCATCACCAGATCTGGCAGCCAGGTGAAGAAGTAGATTGGTCCGACCTGGATCAGAATGCTGCTGAGGCAATTGGTCATTCATTAGTGCAAAAGTACATTACTCATATTGCGCCAACCCAAAAATTTATAGGTGTAGAAGTGCGCTGTGAATCTCTCATCCTTGCTGATCTGGGCATTGAGCTTACAGGCACCATTGACCGCATCTATGAAAATAATGAGGGTGAACTGGGCATTGGTGACCTTAAATCTGGCAAGAATGCTGTTGCTTCAGACGGTACAGTCAAAACCGTAGGCCATACACCACAAATGGGGATTTATACCGTATTGGCCAGTCATGCACTGCAAGAACCGGTGCTGGCCCCTGCCCGTATCTATGGCCTGACTACCGGAAAAACAGATAAAGGTCAGCATGTCGGTATCGGTGAAATCGACTCACCTGCAGAGGTACTTCTAGGTACTGAAGAAGAACCTGGACTACTGCACCATGCAGCAAAACTCATTAAGCACGGCGTATTTTACGGCAACTCAAAATCAATGATGTGTCACGACAAATACTGCCCTGTTTATCACACCTGCAAATTTCGCAAATAA
- a CDS encoding ABC transporter permease, with protein MKLGQLQTALGTLVRKEIRRFMRIWPQTLLPPAITMSLYFVIFGNLVGSRIGEMGGVSYMQFIVPGLIMMAVITNSYANVSSSFFSAKFQKSIEELIMSPMPLHLILWGYVIGGVCRGVLVGIIVTAMSLFFTDLHITNWFVTIFTVIVTSLLFSLGGFINAVYAKSFDDISIIPTFVLTPLTYLGGVFYAISSLSPFWQNLSLINPIVYMVNAFRFGILGHSDVNVSVSLVVVTLFCAVFYGIAYYLLSRGSGMRE; from the coding sequence ATGAAACTAGGTCAATTACAAACTGCACTTGGAACTTTAGTTCGCAAAGAAATCCGACGTTTCATGCGGATCTGGCCCCAGACCTTGCTTCCACCTGCGATCACTATGAGCCTTTATTTTGTAATCTTTGGCAATCTGGTCGGTTCACGTATTGGAGAGATGGGCGGCGTAAGCTATATGCAGTTTATTGTCCCCGGCCTGATTATGATGGCGGTAATTACTAATAGTTATGCCAATGTATCCAGTAGTTTTTTTAGTGCCAAGTTTCAAAAAAGTATTGAAGAACTCATTATGAGTCCAATGCCTCTGCATTTGATTTTATGGGGCTATGTGATTGGCGGAGTATGTCGCGGTGTACTGGTTGGTATTATAGTGACAGCGATGAGTCTGTTTTTTACTGATCTGCATATCACTAACTGGTTTGTGACCATATTTACCGTGATTGTTACCTCCCTGCTCTTCTCTCTGGGCGGTTTTATCAATGCTGTTTATGCTAAATCTTTCGATGATATTTCAATTATCCCAACATTTGTATTAACACCACTTACCTACTTAGGGGGAGTGTTCTATGCGATCAGTTCATTAAGCCCATTTTGGCAGAACCTCTCTCTGATCAATCCGATCGTATATATGGTGAATGCTTTCCGTTTCGGAATTTTAGGCCATAGTGATGTAAACGTTTCAGTTTCTCTTGTGGTAGTTACATTATTCTGCGCAGTGTTTTATGGCATTGCATACTATCTATTGTCTCGTGGTTCAGGAATGCGTGAATGA
- a CDS encoding ABC transporter ATP-binding protein, which translates to MTDALTLRDLSKTYQNGFQALKGINLTVPEGEFYALLGPNGAGKSTTISIISSLAKKTSGTVEIFGYNLDIHPSEAKQCLGVVPQEFNFGHFEKTFDILVTQAGYYGIPKKLAEQRAEQYLEKLGLWDKRHVQARMLSGGMKRRLMIARAMMHEPKLLILDEPTAGVDIELRRSMWDFLTEMNAKGTSIILTTHYLEEAEMLCRRIAIIDRGVIKEDTTMKDFLNQLNEESFIFDLAEPIEPLHLNIIGVNFNLIDPMTLEVTMDKAHSLNDLFQLMQAQNIQVRSMRNKSNRLEELFVKMVEKNLDGATT; encoded by the coding sequence ATGACTGATGCATTGACGCTAAGGGATTTGTCCAAAACCTATCAAAATGGTTTTCAAGCTCTCAAAGGAATTAATCTGACTGTACCGGAAGGAGAGTTCTATGCACTTTTAGGGCCCAATGGTGCAGGCAAGTCTACAACGATCAGTATCATCAGCTCACTGGCTAAAAAAACCTCCGGAACTGTAGAAATCTTTGGCTACAATTTAGACATCCATCCTTCTGAGGCCAAACAATGCCTAGGAGTCGTGCCACAAGAGTTCAACTTCGGTCATTTTGAAAAAACCTTTGATATTCTGGTCACTCAAGCTGGCTATTACGGTATTCCTAAAAAGCTGGCAGAACAACGGGCAGAACAATATCTGGAAAAGCTTGGCCTTTGGGACAAGCGTCATGTTCAGGCCCGTATGCTTTCTGGTGGTATGAAACGCCGTCTCATGATTGCACGAGCCATGATGCATGAACCAAAGTTACTTATTCTGGATGAGCCCACTGCTGGGGTCGATATCGAACTGCGCCGTTCAATGTGGGATTTCCTGACAGAAATGAATGCCAAGGGTACCTCAATTATTCTGACAACTCATTATCTGGAAGAAGCCGAGATGCTCTGTCGCCGGATCGCGATTATTGATCGTGGCGTAATTAAAGAAGATACCACTATGAAGGATTTTCTTAATCAATTAAATGAGGAATCCTTCATTTTTGATCTGGCTGAACCTATTGAACCTTTGCATCTGAATATTATTGGCGTTAATTTTAATCTGATTGATCCAATGACTCTAGAAGTAACAATGGATAAAGCCCATTCTTTAAATGATCTGTTTCAGCTCATGCAGGCACAGAATATTCAGGTACGCAGTATGCGCAACAAATCGAACCGTCTCGAAGAGCTTTTCGTAAAAATGGTCGAAAAAAATCTGGATGGAGCGACAACATGA
- a CDS encoding LexA family protein, producing the protein MGIFAMSSVSERILMRMKELNLQQVDLIEATGLSKGTVSKWISGVNTPSGKSITSLAKALKTSPEWILDGEGLKNLGGPIKEEDGKGFNNVRFNGKKLTRIPVLDFVQAGLWREVAYDGGEPKGYTLTTYENKDPSTIFSVTVEGMSMYPDFQPGDDIVIDASIAPQPGDYVVAQNGDYEVTFKKYRVVGFDEHGREVFELVPLNPDFPIHNSQKHPISIIGVVVQHHREFRK; encoded by the coding sequence ATGGGTATTTTTGCAATGAGCAGCGTTTCTGAGCGTATCTTGATGAGAATGAAGGAACTTAACCTTCAGCAAGTTGATTTGATTGAGGCTACAGGCCTCAGCAAAGGTACGGTCTCTAAATGGATCTCGGGTGTGAATACCCCTAGTGGTAAGAGCATTACTTCTCTTGCAAAAGCCTTAAAAACATCACCTGAATGGATTTTAGATGGTGAGGGCCTTAAGAATCTTGGCGGCCCTATAAAAGAAGAAGATGGCAAAGGTTTTAACAACGTCAGATTTAATGGAAAAAAACTTACAAGGATTCCAGTGTTAGATTTTGTTCAGGCAGGATTGTGGCGAGAAGTCGCCTATGATGGTGGTGAGCCAAAGGGGTATACCCTCACCACATATGAGAATAAGGACCCGAGCACTATTTTTAGTGTGACCGTCGAAGGTATGAGCATGTATCCAGATTTTCAACCTGGTGATGATATCGTAATTGATGCCTCAATCGCACCCCAGCCAGGTGATTATGTAGTGGCTCAAAATGGTGATTATGAAGTTACCTTTAAGAAATATAGGGTTGTGGGTTTTGATGAACATGGTCGCGAGGTTTTTGAGTTAGTTCCACTTAATCCAGATTTCCCTATTCACAACTCACAAAAGCATCCTATTTCGATTATTGGTGTAGTTGTTCAGCACCACAGAGAGTTTAGAAAATAA